One Ignavibacteriales bacterium genomic window, TTTGCGTTATTGGCGGCCGGAGTTTATGCGATTGCTCCGCCGCTTCTTATGATAAGCAGGGGTCCCAGGGCTTATAGGGGCACCCCAAGGGTGTTTGGGCAGACTTTATACATTATACATATTACTTCTTTTTTTTACTATTATTCGACCGGCGAATGGGCAGGGCTAATAGTAAGCATTTTGTCCGCGTCTTTACTATTTATATCGGCAAAGTTTGGTGTGCAGGTTTTAGTCTTTTTCGGGATCATTTTCAGTATCTTTTTAACGTGGCATTACGCAGTTGTAATTATGCTGTCGTATATATTAATAACGATCCTTAGCGGAGGCAGAGTTTTAAGGGTAACTTCTGGGCAGGTTAGATATAATGAATTTTATTTGAGGTTTGCAAAAGCGAAGGGCTCTATGAAAGGTTTAGCGACCGATTGGCTCGAGCTTAAGGTCTTTTTGTCGAGACTCCGCAGGAACACAATTTCATTATTTAAAGGAAAAGTATTGGATTTTGCCAGCTGGTTATTTGGTGAAAGATATTTTTTATACTTTCTAATCATTGCCTTTCCCCAGGTAATATTGCTTTTTTTCATTTTCGATAAGATCGACCTTCAGTCACCGTTAAGTATATTTCTGTGGACATGGTTTTGGGGCTCTGTAATTTGTTTCTTTATTACCTCAATCAGTTATGTTAGATTTTTGGGACAGGGAGAGAGATACCTCGAGTATGGATTACCGTCATCAATAATCTTAAGTTTATATTTTTTATTAAACTCCGGTTTAGATTATATTATCATTGGGTTTTTGATCTACTCGATATTGGTTTATATAATACATGTGAGGATATTCATAGTGTTAACCAAAGAAAAAAATGATTCATATTTTGAAGATAACAGGATATTTGAATTTTTGAAGAGCCAAGAAAAGGGAATTGTACTTCCAATTCATAATGAATGGGAAGTTCTTTATAAAACGCAATTTCCGCTACTATTTTATGGATCTAACGTCGATATGAGGAAAATACCTCTCGAAAAATTTACATCGATATACTATAATATGCATACACCAAGTCCTGATCTCGAAAAACTTGTCAGGGAGTATGATGTAAAGTATATTTTTTCTACACACAATCATCTAAAAGAGTATTTGGAGTCGGTAATATTAAACAAGGAAATGTTTTACGATCTAACAGATCAAATTTTTGAATCAAAAAATTTCATTCTTTATAAAGTAAAGTCATAAGAGATGGGTATTGGAAAATATAAATCACAGCTGGCAAGTTTTGTGGTTTCAAAGCACCATAAAATGAAACAGTGGTACAGGGATCATATTGACGAGAATAAAGGGCACAAACTTTATGAGGAAATCCCTCCTGTACTCGATACTGCCCAGCAAAAGGTAGTGGAGGATCTAAACAAATTCGGGATTTCAATAGTATCCCTGAACGAACTTTTTCCCGACGGGAAATGGTGGGAAAGGTTATCCGAAGAAACAAGGAAGTTTGTTGAAAGCGGGGAAGTATCCGAATACGTAAAGAGATTCAAGAATAAAGAATCGACGGAAGGGTTTGCCGCTGACCATTATGCAAAGAAATATCTATACAGGAAATACAACGTCGACAGAAAGAATGAAACAATCAAATTCGAAGATCCATTCCTGCAGTTTGGGCTTGATCAAAAAATGCTAGATACGGTCGCAGGTTACCTCGGAAGGTATCCTAAGCTCAGGATGATAGACCTCTGGTACAATATTGCAGTTGGCGATGAAGCCCCTACACATTCTCAAAACTGGCATAGAGACGGTGAGGACACCGAGCTTGTTAAGGTATTTCTGTATTTTAATGACATCGATGAGAATGCAGGACCATTTACATATGTCCCTGATTCGCATTTGAAAGGAACGTACGGGGATTTGTGGCCCGGGGAGACTATATTAAAGCATGTGTATGGAGGATCCTATCCGGAGACGAAAGACCTTGAAGAGAAATTCAAAAACGAGCAGATCAAAGTATGCACGGCAAAAGCCGGTACATTGATATTCTGCGATACATACGGTCTCCATAGGGGCGGACATTGCAAGACAACAGACAGAATATTGGGCAATTGGGTTTATACAACGCCATCGTCGTTTTGTGAAAACGTAACGCCATATGAAAAACCTTCCGATGTTTCTTCACTATTGGAAAAACAAAAATTCGCATTATCATTTTAATTATTAAAATTAATTTATTTTGAAAAAACTTCTTGTAACGGGAGCCAATGGATTGATCGGCTCCGAAGTAGTAAGCTATTTCTGTGAAAACGGATGGAAAGTCTTTGGATTAGACAATAATATGAGAGCGGATTTTTTTGGTCCGCAGGGTGATACCAGATGGAACCAGAAAAGATTGGAAGAAAAATACAATAATTTCGAGCATAAGGAAGTTGACATACGGGATCGAGACCTCGTTTTTAAGGTTGTTGAAGATATTAAGCCTGATGCGATAGCGCACACCGCAGCCCAGCCCAGCCATGACCTCGCAGCATCCAGACCTCTTGATGATTTCGATGTAAATGCCGTGGGTACAATAAACATGCTAGAGGCGGTTAGAAAGTACGTTCCCGATTCACCGTTCGCGCACATGTCAACAAATAAAGTATATGGAGATGCTCCTAACGAAATACCACTTATAGAGCTGGAGACAAGATGGGACTATGTGGATGCGAAATATTACGATGGTATAAAGGAAGATTTCAGGATAGATCAATCAAAGCATTCTATATTCGGGGCGTCAAAAGTGGCTGGTGATGTCATGGTTCAGGAGTACGGACGGTATTTTGGGATGCAAACATGCTGTCTGCGAGGCGGCTGTCTTACCGGACCCAATCATTCGGGTGTGGAACTTCACGGGTTTTTGAGCTACCTGGTAAAAGTGAACGTAACAGGGGGAACATATAAGGTGTTCGGCTACAAGGGGAAACAGGTACGGGATAACATACATTCATACGACGTTACAAGATTCATTGATGAGTTTTTCAAGAATCCGAGGAGCGGGGAGGTATATAACCTGGGCGGTGGCAGGGATAATTCTTGTTCTATATTAGAGGCGTTTTCAATTACTGAGGCGATAACCGGTAAGAAAATGAACTATGAATATGTGGAAAAGAACAGAGAAGGCGATCATATATGTTATATATCGGATCTTTCAAAGATGAAAGAACATTACCCGGAGTGGGATATAACAATAAGTTTACAGGAAATATTCGAACAAATAGTAAAGGCGTGGGAGAGTGACCAAAGAAGTTAATCTTTGCGAAAATGGGAAAGTTTTTTATGTGACGGCTGCCTTTCCTCCCGTTCCGGCAGGCAGTAGTATTATAAACAGAAACCTCTTATCCTGCTTTAACCCGGCAAGTTTTGATGTATTTTCAACTAAGGCTGATATTGCTGCGAAGGTAGAGTCATTCGACATTAATGTTCACCGGATATTCAAATCATATTATTTTTCATCCAGGCTTAACCTGTTATTGAGTAAGATGCAGGTTTCCTCGGCTACAAAAAAACTGATAAAGTTCGCGGAAAAGGAAAAACCTTCTGTGATAGTAGGTGTATTTCCCGATTACTTTTTCCTCAAGATAGCCAGGGATGCGGCACGTACGTTAGGAATACCGTTTGTTGCTTATCTACATGATACCATAGCTGAATCATCAGCAGGAGGTAAAATAAGCAAGGAATCATCAATTTTGCAGGACCAGGTATTTGAGGAAGCGTCTGCCTTAATGGTAATGAGCGAGGGAATGCGGGAGCTTTATAAAAATAAATACAGTATAGACTCGACAGCCCTGGAGCATACATATCTGGAGGATATTCCGAAAGAAATAGCAAGCGGAGAGCTAAATAAGGAAGCTTTTTGGGGTGGTGATGTGTATGCTATAAATAAGAATTCGGTTAGAAGGGTTGCGGATGCGTTAAGGAGTGACGGACTCAAATTTTTTATAGCAAGCGGTCATAACCGGTCTTATTTTGAAACCGCCGGATTGAATACTGAAAATATTGAGACCGGATTTTTTTCTAAAAGAGATGAGTATTTGGAAACTTTGAAAAAATACGGGATCCTAGTATTGGCATTGGATTGGCCGGATGAATCACACATTCACAGAGACGAATTAGCTACTATATTTCCTACAAAAACCCCTGAGTACCTGGCTTCAGGAGTGCCAATTCTCGTACATTGTCCGGAAGATTATTTTCTTGCAAGATTTTTTGAGAAGAATCAATGCGGGACTGTAGTCTCAGATCGTTCTGATGCTGTCTTGCGTGAGAAGCTGAACTTTCTACTCAGCGGAGATGGAAAGGTTATTTCCCGAAGGAAGAATTCACTTAAAGCTGCAGGGTTGTTTAGTGTAACCCGGATCGAAAACAAGTTTAAAGCTATAGTGGATAAAGTTTCGGATCTAAAATGGGGTGATAAGGTAAATTATGCTGAGGTTAACTAGATTTTGCAAGCACCGGTATTAATAATTTCAAGCGATGACGAAAAAGATGAGATTATCTATATTGCAAAAGAATTGTTATGGCTTATCGGAATGGAAAAGGATCTTGCTATACACATTGGAGAGAAGACATTGTTAAGAATTTCTGATGCGGTTGAGATCGATAGAGATACATTGCTTAATGTTTTTAACGCAATGAGTTTGAAAAGGGAATTTGAACATGGTAAGGATGCGCATGGGAGGTTTGATCAGGCGAATATTAAATGGGATATAAAGAAACCGAAAGTAAGTGAACTTGTAGAAAGTATGGGACAAAGGTTAGATAAAGTTGACGCTCAGAGTGAATTCAAGATAATATTTAGTCACGACATTGACTGGGTATCCGGATTCGATCCAATCTCTCTGGTAAAGTCGATTAAGAGTTCGGTATCGGGCAGTAGAAATTGGATTAAGCTGAGTGAAGTTTTTGATCAGGATATTTTTGTTAAGAATTATTCAGAAATGCTTTCGATCGAAAAGAAATATGGAGTGAAAACATGGAATTTTATGCTATCTGGAACGAACGGACTCGGACGCTACTCAAATCGGTATAATATTAAAAGCAGCAGAGCCAAAAAAGTAATAGATCTTATATTAAGCTCAGGGAATTTCATTGGTCTTCACGGAAGCTACGGGGCATCCGATGCAAACACATACAAAGAGGAAGCCGAGCTATTAAGAGAAGTGACAAACCAGGAAATAATATCCCATAGGAACCACTATCTCAGGTTTGATCCTATTAACTTATGGTCTCAGCTAAGCAGTGCAGGGATCGGATATGATTTTAGTGTTGGATTTAGCTCTAATATGGGATTCCGAACCGGGGTTGCAAGCAGTTACCGACCCTATGACTTTAAAAATAAATCGGCATCGGATATCACAGAGATTCCGCTGGTCTTTATGGAAAGGAATCAATATTTGATTGATGAAAGAAAAACTCTCGAAGAATTG contains:
- a CDS encoding phytanoyl-CoA dioxygenase family protein codes for the protein MGIGKYKSQLASFVVSKHHKMKQWYRDHIDENKGHKLYEEIPPVLDTAQQKVVEDLNKFGISIVSLNELFPDGKWWERLSEETRKFVESGEVSEYVKRFKNKESTEGFAADHYAKKYLYRKYNVDRKNETIKFEDPFLQFGLDQKMLDTVAGYLGRYPKLRMIDLWYNIAVGDEAPTHSQNWHRDGEDTELVKVFLYFNDIDENAGPFTYVPDSHLKGTYGDLWPGETILKHVYGGSYPETKDLEEKFKNEQIKVCTAKAGTLIFCDTYGLHRGGHCKTTDRILGNWVYTTPSSFCENVTPYEKPSDVSSLLEKQKFALSF
- a CDS encoding NAD-dependent epimerase/dehydratase family protein, which codes for MKKLLVTGANGLIGSEVVSYFCENGWKVFGLDNNMRADFFGPQGDTRWNQKRLEEKYNNFEHKEVDIRDRDLVFKVVEDIKPDAIAHTAAQPSHDLAASRPLDDFDVNAVGTINMLEAVRKYVPDSPFAHMSTNKVYGDAPNEIPLIELETRWDYVDAKYYDGIKEDFRIDQSKHSIFGASKVAGDVMVQEYGRYFGMQTCCLRGGCLTGPNHSGVELHGFLSYLVKVNVTGGTYKVFGYKGKQVRDNIHSYDVTRFIDEFFKNPRSGEVYNLGGGRDNSCSILEAFSITEAITGKKMNYEYVEKNREGDHICYISDLSKMKEHYPEWDITISLQEIFEQIVKAWESDQRS
- a CDS encoding polysaccharide deacetylase family protein; translated protein: MQAPVLIISSDDEKDEIIYIAKELLWLIGMEKDLAIHIGEKTLLRISDAVEIDRDTLLNVFNAMSLKREFEHGKDAHGRFDQANIKWDIKKPKVSELVESMGQRLDKVDAQSEFKIIFSHDIDWVSGFDPISLVKSIKSSVSGSRNWIKLSEVFDQDIFVKNYSEMLSIEKKYGVKTWNFMLSGTNGLGRYSNRYNIKSSRAKKVIDLILSSGNFIGLHGSYGASDANTYKEEAELLREVTNQEIISHRNHYLRFDPINLWSQLSSAGIGYDFSVGFSSNMGFRTGVASSYRPYDFKNKSASDITEIPLVFMERNQYLIDERKTLEELKGVLEEVKKYNGCASILFHPESFVVDTRWLPFYEKVINTVVEMGGDVSGTLPRR